tgctcactgtgctgtgtgtagtgaaacggagaagttaatttccctgacagaacctccttaagggattaataaagttctactctatatatctatctatgtatatTACGCATGTGATTGCATCCATCACATTTTCTGTGATCTTATTCTGTTATTTGTCTGTTACTAATCTACAAAAATCTTTACAATTCATTGACTTAATTTTTATTCCATGAAATGTCAGAAgttacagaaaacatttttctggtGCCATGCCTCTTGCatgacatacatacatacatacatacgcaCGCATGCgtgcacacgcgcgcacacacacacacacacacacacacacacacacacacacacacacacacaaggtccCATAAGGGACCAGCCAGTTTGATTAAAGACAGCATGTTCTGCTGTTCAGTAAAAATTTCTGACTTATAAAGATTCATCCCTGAccagttaaattaaatttgcaCACTATAATACGTCATGAAGTCTGACTGAATATACTGGAAACCATCGTGTTCAGTAAATGACACCAGTGTTTACCAGCTGTGAATATTTAACAAATGAACCAGAATTTCTGTTTGTaatgcctcacacacacacacacacacacacacacacacacacacacacacacacacacacacacacacacacacacacacacacacacacacacacacacacacacacacacacacacacacacacacacacacacacacacacacacacacacacacacacacacagggcaatGTCCTAACAAATAACCTCTCTTAGACACACATGTCAGACTGCTCTCATTTTAGCAGTCAGTCAAGATGGAGGACAGAGAAGATTTGGGTGGCATTTCTGACTGTGCTTATAATAAACTGGACAGTCAagaggaactgacaacagaagaGCAAGAATTCTTCTCaaatcaacagaaacaaaaaggtaaaataaaactTAAGTGACTTTATCTGTCTTTAATAGTTACACCAGCTCTAACATTGTCCCGAAAATAGTTTTGGTAACAAATTACTGTGCTAATTCCTTAACCATTGTTAACATGGTATTTTTTCACTATAATTTTTGGATTGTATGCTTTGCTAATATTATGTTTGAAGTATACAGATGAGGGATAATTTAAGGGAATAACATTGTATGATGTCAGAAATACCTCCTCAcattaattattttcctttacctgtcattttttttatcatctcaAACTACACAGCTTCAATATGACCATTTATGGatctaatgttaaataactacTCCTTTGTATAGTGTCAGTGTCCTTGATGATACCTAAATCCAGTCTGAGTCGTTACCATCAGCTCATAATCTTGGCAGTGTTTGCTGTCATTCTGCTGGCAGTTGACATTGGCCTGGGAGTCTATTGTAAGTCACTGTTTCACCATCAAACACCCATAGATTTACAATATTACAAGAGAGTTATGCCGGTAATATTAGGTGAAGTATTTAGCAGATGTAACATCTATATAATAATTAGGAATAAATGTATTGTACAGAATTTGTGATATAGAAATCTTTTCAGAcagtgaatgaaggaatgacAATAAACCTTCTTCTTCCAGTAACAGAAACAGAATCAGCAAAAGTAGAACAGCCattcaaaatatataataaatatctATATTTCTGCATGAAAATGTCCAAACACTCAATAACAAGTAAAAGTTGTACATTGAAAACTGGAACCAACGAATGTATTTCAAAAGATCCACACCAGTGTTTTATTGACATATGTAAAGTAGTGATTGTTCGCATTAATATTATTGATGTTATGTAGTGACCGTTGCATTTTGTTGAAGTAGATCTTTAAGGCTGAGCTCATTTTCTCAACATTATTTACTGTTTGGTTGTTGAATCTACTTGATCAGATGGCTCGTGTAGTGGagtggaaatacatgaggatgTAAGGAAGTATAAAATTTTCTTAAACAGAATGAGTTAAGTAGTTTCCATTTATATGTTTGTACCTTAGTAAATATTCTGCATTAATTCTGTTACAAAATGTATGTGCAATTAAAGGCCTAAACAGACAGGGAAATAACATGTCCCCCATCTGCAGACAACAAACTCACGAGTGGCCAACGCATCTTCACGGACATGAACAATGAGCTGGCAAAACTGCAGGCTTCTTACACGACTGCAACCCAGCGCAAGACTGAAGCAAATAAACTGTTGGCCAAAGAGATGAGTGAGCAGCAACTCACTATGTGGGAGCTGGAACACCAGAGTCGAGCAACCAAAGATTTCGAGAGGAGGACCAACAAAATCAGGCTGGAAACTGCTGCATTGAAATCCCACATGCCAATGATTAGTGAGCTGTTCTTGTTACCAGTTGTGTGACcatgatattaataataactgAGACACAAAAAACTAACCATGTTTCTATTGTCTCTGGTACCAGAGGAGGGCTGCAGACACTGTTTGCCAGGATGGACATACATGTTCTCAATGTGTTACTACTTCGCTTTGTCTGATGATGTGTTACGTAGATCGTGGCAGGAAGCGAGGAATTTCTGCATGAGATATGGTGCTGACTTGGCAGTGGTAGATACCAGAGAGAAACACGTAAGATATCCAGGCAAAAACACGCaactcctcttttctctctgaaGAACCCCCTAAAATAAGTTtacctttgtgtgtttttgtgtgtgcatattcACAATGGTCAGCTCGCCATAAGTGAATTGATAACTAATTATTACGATACATCAAGAAACATTTATCAAAGTGGCTTCTGGATTGGACTGAGAGATGTGGAGTATGAAGGGACCTGGAAATGGTTGGATGGAACAAGCCTGGCTGCAGGgtaacatttataaaatatagaatCTGAAAATTGCAACAGATAACTATCTGGAATTATTGTAACTATTTTTATCACATTTCTCAATGTTGCAGTTACTGGAATGATGGAGAGCCCAACAATCAAGGAAATGAGGACTGTGCGGCGGCGTATCCCAGAAGTAACCCCTTTAAGTCCTGGAATGACGCTCCATGTAATCATGGACTTAAATGGATTTGCGAAATGACAGCAAAGACTCAaagttgatgtcattttttaagattgacctttatttctctttaattATTTTAGTTGCGAATTAATTCTTCTCTTTTCAGAGCCTCTCAATGTTTTCTTACCGTCACTTCTTCATTTCTTTGGActacaaaattacaaaaacacatctgaTTCATTTAATGAGGtataaaatgtatattaaatatttgtacCATAAAGAGTCAAATAAATACCTTAACCAGGTACATTTATATTGCTGCCATATACACTAAGTTGATTCTTCTCTCAGGAAAACACCTTCCAATACACATATCAAgttgttttttataaatgtcAAATACATGAAgtgtgacagagaaaaataGCACTGCGAGAATTTACTTCACCTCTGGAGCCAAGCATTTTCAAGACAACAAAAAGGCTTTTTTAAACTCTGCTGTAAAAGAACTGCAATTGAACAGAGGCCCATGGACGCCAATCACAACCTCTTTCAAAGATGGAGTGAAAAATTCTTTAATATGAACACTGGACAATCACCAGTGAGTTCTACACACTGTTAGACTATGCTGTGTACCAAATAAATGGACAATGTAGTGTTTCGTACCACCTAGTAAACACTAAACATATAGCAGCATCTCTTGTGTCTGACTAATGCATTATTCAATGATTCACATTCACAGCACCGCAAAGTGTTCCCGAAGTTGTTTAAGCAGCTGCTGAGTGTCAACGTGTTCAGGAAATGAGTCCTCGGAACTCCGGGCTGCAGTGTAGCTGCTCTGAAGGTCTCCAATCTGGACAGACACAAAGATGGTACTTTAAGATTGCATTAAGATGAGATTTGGTCTCTTTAACTATCAAACTCTCTATACCTAACAAGAGGTCCACTATCTGAATTGAGAGCAAATTGTAGAGATTTGTTAGTCAGAAAAAAACCTTTGAATTCAATTTCTGACTATTCTGCACTATTTGAACAAACAAGCAATACTAGAGTGATGTCACCACTAGATGGCTCTGCTGATTGGATGAAGTGCTTCACATGGGTTCTCCTTGTATGAAGTACAACATGACTTTTAGCTGACAGCATTACATATGAGGACCTCTTTACCAAATACATACTACATTTAATGCGATAATGTGCTTTCATTGTGAAACTAACGAATGTGTAGGCTCCATCAAATCTCTCTACTGACTACTCAacagtgaaaagtaaaaaaagaaatcacaatttGGATGTTGATTTGAGTCCAGTGGCCTTGTATTGTTAAAGtgtacagatttaaaaaatataatgacTTACCTTTTCAAAGAGAATAGAGAGATTGAAGTGTGGCTCATACATG
The Antennarius striatus isolate MH-2024 chromosome 17, ASM4005453v1, whole genome shotgun sequence genome window above contains:
- the LOC137611453 gene encoding CD209 antigen-like protein E is translated as MEDREDLGGISDCAYNKLDSQEELTTEEQEFFSNQQKQKVSVSLMIPKSSLSRYHQLIILAVFAVILLAVDIGLGVYYNKLTSGQRIFTDMNNELAKLQASYTTATQRKTEANKLLAKEMSEQQLTMWELEHQSRATKDFERRTNKIRLETAALKSHMPMIKEGCRHCLPGWTYMFSMCYYFALSDDVLRRSWQEARNFCMRYGADLAVVDTREKHLAISELITNYYDTSRNIYQSGFWIGLRDVEYEGTWKWLDGTSLAAGYWNDGEPNNQGNEDCAAAYPRSNPFKSWNDAPCNHGLKWICEMTAKTQS